A genomic region of Deinococcus aestuarii contains the following coding sequences:
- a CDS encoding glyoxalase superfamily protein: MKRFSDDPVKKLANRLRTSLGEKHSLDITHCQALNLASASLGYRDWHDLRTRRLADTPSGQAVPVHSALTDRLDPLLLPLLAELRHPRSPRSPALPEASLPLLVWPPDGTLQLISPAEWRIRQRGGATLSPWPLLPPAAHPYARAPLLEATSFYWERGEALMADGLPITLDDANLRDDGDGTQLLEWYASLREATRGTSHSVHFFHGEDGSPKAVRLQRGVQRVPRKLKVPDTPLTVVYGKPVADRATLVLALAHALRRQRRVVIVDDPLLVGDAGQALSGACELLQVRPGAFLWDEVRRRLRPDGVLVLHASDPGDEAFDAIRLALTMKVRVIASTFALSWRDAESRLAAAGVSVEPTTYLYVNWRHAKERVGRDRDAWFADPAGARHQ, from the coding sequence ATGAAGCGTTTTTCGGACGACCCTGTCAAGAAGCTGGCGAACCGCCTCCGCACCTCTCTTGGAGAGAAGCACAGCCTGGACATCACCCACTGCCAGGCGCTCAACCTGGCCTCCGCCAGCCTGGGATACCGCGACTGGCATGACCTGCGAACCCGGCGGCTTGCCGACACGCCCAGCGGGCAAGCTGTTCCTGTTCATTCAGCGCTGACCGACCGACTTGATCCCCTCTTGCTGCCGCTGTTGGCAGAGCTGCGGCATCCACGCTCACCGCGGAGCCCCGCACTCCCGGAGGCCTCCTTGCCTCTGCTGGTGTGGCCGCCTGACGGCACGCTTCAACTCATCTCACCCGCCGAGTGGCGGATACGGCAGCGTGGTGGAGCGACGCTTAGCCCCTGGCCGCTCTTGCCCCCTGCCGCTCACCCGTATGCGCGAGCGCCGTTGTTGGAGGCCACCAGTTTCTACTGGGAGCGGGGGGAGGCCCTGATGGCGGACGGGTTGCCCATCACGCTCGACGACGCGAACCTGCGCGACGACGGCGACGGGACGCAACTGCTGGAATGGTACGCGAGTCTGAGGGAGGCGACGAGGGGGACAAGTCACTCGGTCCACTTCTTTCACGGTGAGGACGGCTCTCCGAAAGCGGTGCGCCTGCAACGTGGGGTTCAGCGTGTTCCCCGGAAGCTGAAGGTGCCAGATACCCCGTTGACGGTGGTGTACGGCAAGCCGGTGGCGGACCGCGCCACACTGGTGCTCGCCCTGGCGCACGCTCTGCGGCGTCAACGGCGGGTGGTGATCGTCGACGACCCCCTCCTGGTTGGTGATGCGGGGCAAGCCCTTAGCGGAGCATGCGAACTGCTCCAGGTGAGGCCGGGCGCATTCCTCTGGGATGAGGTGCGGAGGCGTCTGAGACCCGACGGCGTTCTGGTCCTCCACGCAAGCGATCCTGGGGATGAAGCCTTTGATGCCATTCGTTTGGCCCTGACGATGAAGGTTCGTGTCATCGCTTCGACGTTCGCCTTATCCTGGCGTGATGCCGAATCGAGGCTTGCGGCAGCGGGAGTGTCCGTCGAGCCCACGACGTATCTTTACGTTAACTGGCGTCACGCCAAGGAACGGGTGGGGCGAGACCGCGACGCCTGGTTTGCAGACCCGGCGGGGGCCAGGCACCAGTAA
- a CDS encoding nucleotidyl transferase AbiEii/AbiGii toxin family protein, with protein sequence MTRIINPAGLLDRLKHLQRTRFPNIPPNTMLLLYAQQGLLARLDASLYAEQFVLKGALSLFARYGNAARPTQDIDLAASGLPNTPEQVRAVLEDLCAIPFGDGLTFDAASLQVALINEAFDYPGVTARLRATLGSSQVTLQLDLSFGNVITPAPVRMTFPALLLDEAVAIAVYPLETVITEKFAALVEIGEATTRMKDLYDLQVILRTEAFQARIVREALERSFAARGTPVDRVQDILSDDFAVESTLSTRWGQYLRRNAFTAPTFAEVMGLLQAFYGPLLLEGRSDGEWEQGGWR encoded by the coding sequence ATGACCAGGATCATTAACCCGGCCGGCCTCCTGGACCGCCTCAAACACCTGCAACGCACCCGGTTCCCCAACATCCCCCCGAACACCATGCTGCTGCTGTACGCCCAGCAGGGCCTCCTCGCCCGCCTCGACGCCTCACTCTACGCCGAGCAGTTCGTGCTCAAAGGGGCACTGAGCCTCTTCGCCCGGTACGGAAACGCGGCGCGGCCCACCCAGGACATCGACCTCGCCGCGAGCGGATTGCCGAACACGCCCGAGCAGGTCAGGGCGGTGCTGGAAGACCTGTGCGCCATCCCCTTCGGGGACGGGCTCACCTTCGACGCCGCAAGCCTCCAAGTCGCCCTGATCAACGAGGCGTTCGACTATCCGGGCGTCACCGCCAGGCTGCGGGCCACCCTCGGCTCCTCGCAGGTGACGTTGCAACTGGACCTGTCCTTCGGGAACGTGATCACGCCCGCGCCGGTCCGGATGACATTCCCCGCCCTGCTCCTCGACGAGGCCGTCGCCATCGCCGTGTACCCGCTGGAAACCGTGATCACCGAGAAGTTCGCGGCCCTCGTCGAGATCGGCGAGGCCACCACCCGCATGAAAGACCTCTACGATCTCCAGGTGATCCTCCGCACCGAGGCCTTCCAGGCCAGGATCGTCCGGGAGGCCCTCGAACGGAGTTTCGCGGCGAGAGGCACGCCAGTCGACCGCGTGCAGGACATCCTCAGCGATGACTTCGCGGTTGAATCCACCCTCTCCACTCGCTGGGGACAGTACCTGAGACGCAACGCCTTCACCGCCCCCACGTTCGCCGAGGTGATGGGGCTCCTGCAGGCCTTCTACGGTCCCCTGCTGTTAGAAGGTCGGTCGGACGGCGAGTGGGAGCAGGGGGGCTGGAGATGA
- a CDS encoding type IV toxin-antitoxin system AbiEi family antitoxin domain-containing protein codes for MTASEHHASLVQLFLDRGGYATAAEVTEAGIPRVELTRLVRSGSILRLARGVYRLTSPDGLAPADAEATDLLEVQLRYPYARPCLVSALHLHGLTTTRPSRLQLAVPGNRQELHLEGLLLETFYFSAGAYQAGVTEIDVRGRPLTTYTAEKTLVDLLRYAPKFGRDLYLEGLKKALTLRTVDRRHLTSLARELKVWKELSRDLEVLSHDQDH; via the coding sequence ATGACCGCCTCCGAACACCACGCTTCACTTGTTCAGCTCTTCCTGGACCGGGGGGGCTACGCCACGGCGGCGGAGGTCACGGAGGCGGGTATCCCCAGGGTCGAACTCACTCGCCTAGTGCGGTCGGGGTCGATCCTCCGGCTGGCCCGCGGCGTGTACCGGCTCACCTCCCCGGACGGCCTGGCTCCCGCCGACGCGGAGGCCACCGACCTGCTGGAAGTCCAGTTGCGGTACCCGTACGCCCGCCCCTGCCTCGTGAGTGCGCTTCACCTGCACGGCCTCACCACCACCCGGCCCAGCCGACTTCAACTCGCCGTGCCCGGGAACCGGCAGGAACTCCACCTCGAGGGCCTGCTGCTCGAGACCTTCTACTTCTCGGCCGGGGCCTACCAGGCCGGCGTCACCGAGATCGACGTGCGCGGCCGGCCGCTCACCACCTACACGGCCGAGAAGACCCTCGTGGACCTGCTCCGCTATGCCCCCAAGTTCGGCCGGGACCTCTACCTGGAAGGGCTCAAAAAGGCCTTGACCCTCCGGACGGTGGACCGCCGGCATCTCACCTCCCTCGCCAGGGAACTCAAGGTGTGGAAGGAACTCTCACGCGACCTGGAGGTGCTCAGCCATGACCAGGATCATTAA
- a CDS encoding tyrosine-type recombinase/integrase codes for MTLVRSRDPLALTDLTDQALRVRAVEAASTYDVETLVGVTRAYMTAGSRKGARTSPKTLAAYSLAVRDFVPWARDHGVQLLRPGRRDGGRYVAQLQTRPSNGRGRTGTLSASTVSQYVAGARALYRALRWAGATDAQPFEDAHVPPDPTPGIVRNPPYMGEIDAVLAHCEPRLAALLLLCAHAGLRVSEALGVRMGDIQGTRLTVHGKGGKVRRVPLGKRVRAALAGLSPVRSGGSLFDWTYHQAKYRMSTAFRAAGHGDAWRGFHAARKHSGTRLYRATKDFTRVSLFLGHASSDTTRRYVALEENDVQSEVEEF; via the coding sequence GTGACCCTGGTTCGTTCCCGTGACCCCCTCGCGCTGACCGACCTCACCGACCAGGCGCTGCGGGTGCGGGCGGTCGAGGCCGCGAGCACCTACGACGTGGAGACGCTGGTGGGGGTGACGCGAGCGTACATGACCGCCGGGAGCCGCAAGGGGGCGCGCACCAGCCCAAAAACGCTGGCGGCCTACAGCCTCGCCGTGCGGGACTTCGTGCCGTGGGCGCGGGACCACGGGGTGCAGCTCCTGCGCCCGGGGCGGCGGGATGGGGGGCGGTACGTCGCGCAGCTCCAGACCCGGCCCTCGAACGGGCGTGGGCGGACGGGCACGCTCTCCGCCTCGACCGTGTCCCAGTACGTGGCCGGGGCGAGGGCGCTCTACCGCGCGCTGCGCTGGGCGGGAGCGACCGACGCGCAGCCCTTCGAGGACGCCCACGTGCCCCCCGACCCCACGCCGGGGATCGTCAGGAACCCGCCGTACATGGGAGAGATCGACGCGGTGCTGGCGCACTGCGAGCCCCGGCTGGCGGCCCTGCTGCTGCTGTGTGCGCACGCCGGGTTGCGGGTGAGTGAGGCGCTGGGTGTGAGGATGGGCGACATCCAGGGGACCCGGCTGACCGTGCACGGGAAGGGCGGGAAGGTCCGGCGGGTACCGCTCGGGAAACGCGTCCGGGCGGCCCTGGCGGGCCTCTCCCCCGTTCGGTCGGGCGGCTCGCTGTTCGACTGGACCTATCACCAGGCGAAGTACCGGATGTCCACGGCCTTCCGGGCGGCGGGGCACGGGGACGCCTGGCGGGGCTTCCACGCGGCGAGGAAGCACTCCGGGACGCGGCTCTACCGTGCCACCAAGGACTTCACCCGGGTCAGCCTTTTCCTGGGGCACGCCTCCAGCGACACCACCCGCCGCTACGTGGCCCTGGAGGAAAACGACGTTCAAAGCGAGGTCGAGGAATTTTGA